A single genomic interval of Lathyrus oleraceus cultivar Zhongwan6 chromosome 7, CAAS_Psat_ZW6_1.0, whole genome shotgun sequence harbors:
- the LOC127102351 gene encoding protein FAR1-RELATED SEQUENCE 5-like yields the protein MQEDWKPKLKMIFDSIEDAWKFLVDYSEKVEFGLRKQYYHKNKNDIITSYKFVCKEGLRKPDKRDYKTINPGPETRTNCQVRLGIKNMDGKFMVVYFVEEHNDNLRLQETTHMLSCQREDSQIQCHQIDLADEAGLQQRKSFDLTSKEVGGRTNLGFIHLDQKDYLREKRQRSMVHGEADYLLYFGDVISLDSTYCINSSHRPLTLFLGFNHHRKVVIFGTVLLYDETVESYKWLFETFLEAHKQKIITNNIY from the exons ATGCAAGAAGATTGGAAACCAAAGTTAAAAATGATTTTTGATAGCATTGAAGATGCTTGGAAGTTTTTGGTTGATTATAGTGAAAAAGTTGAGTTTGGACTGAGGAAACAATATTATCACAAAAACAAAAATGATATAATTACTTCTTACAAGTTTGTTTGTAAAGAAGGTTTACGAAAACCAGATAAACGGGATTATAAAACAATCAATCCAGGGCCGGAGACTCGAACAAATTGTCAAGTAAGATTAGGAATTAAGAATATGGATGGTAAATTTATGGTCGTTTATTTTGTGGAGGAACATAATGACAATTTACGTTTACAAGAAACAACTCACATGTTGTCATGTCAAAGGGAAGACTCTCAAATTCAATGTCATCAAATTGATTTAGCCGATGAAGCGGGATTACAACAAAGGAAGTCGTTTGATTTGACGAGTAAAGAAGTGGGAGGTAGAACTAACTTGGGATTTATTCATCTTGATCAAAAGGATTATCTTCGGGAAAAAAGGCAAAGGAGTATGGTACATGGAGAAGCCGATTATCTATT gtattttgGTGATGTTATATCTCTTGATTCAACATATTGCATAAATAGTTCACATAGACCACTGACACTATTCTTGGGATTTAACCATCATCGAAAAGTTGTGATTTTTGGGACTGTTTTATTATATGATGAAACAGTTGAGTCATACAAGTGGCTCTTTGAGACTTTTTTAGAGGCTCATAAGCAGAAAATAATCACAAACAATATTTACTGA
- the LOC127102352 gene encoding protein FAR1-RELATED SEQUENCE 5-like yields the protein MARALIEIMLEAYHGLCTWNLMQNCIKHLGNLTKGESHFLSDFKKCMYEYENEDQFDEGWRNLLATYDVKENTWLQKVYTIKDKWVSCYMKKVFTLGMRSTQLSERVNAGIKGFMNVNLDIIKFFKRFEHFVEEKRYNELKCEYEARQKISRLRNSYSKILQQVSELYAPSIFYQFQHEYELFENCYVKSIDMQPPLIDCVIVMESNLGECRLSLDLDKNSICFSCRKFESFDILCCHCLRVSIHMDVKSIPEHYNLKRWTKLARSETSRNIDVNYMEEDVDLS from the coding sequence ATGGCAAGAGCATTGATTGAGATTATGCTTGAAGCTTATCATGGCTTATGTACATGGAACTTAATGCAAAATTGCATCAAACACTTAGGAAATTTGACGAAAGGTGAATCTCATTTTCTTAGTGATTTTAAGAAGTGTATGTATGAATATGAAAATGAAGACCAATTTGACGAAGGTTGGAGAAATCTTTTAGCAACCTATGATGTTAAAGAAAACACTTGGTTGCAAAAAGTATACACTATAAAGGATAAGTGGGTATCATGTTACATGAAGAAAGTTTTCACATTAGGAATGAGAAGCACTCAACTTAGTGAAAGAGTGAATGCAGGTATTAAAGGATTTATGAATGTGAACTTGGATATAATCAAATTTTTTAAGCGCTTTGAGCATTTTGTAGAAGAAAAGCGATATAATGAATTAAAGTGTGAATATGAAGCGCGACAAAAAATTTCAAGACTAAGGAACTCATATTCAAAAATCTTGCAACAAGTATCTGAGCTTTATGCTCCTAGTATTTTTTATCAATTCCAGCACGAGTATGAGTTGTTTGAAAATTGCTATGTGAAAAGCATTGATATGCAACCACCTTTAATTGATTGTGTTATTGTCATGGAAAGTAATTTGGGCGAATGTCGATTGTCACTTGATTTGGATAAGAATTCAATTTGTTTCTCTTGTCGTAAGTTTGAGAGTTTTGACATACTTTGTTGTCATTGTTTAAGAGTTTCTATTCATATGGATGTCAAATCAATTCCAGAACATTATAACTTAAAAAGGTGGACAAAGTTAGCTAGAAGTGAGACTTCACGTAATATTGATGTTAACTATATGGAAGAAGATGTTGATTTATCCTAA